In Carya illinoinensis cultivar Pawnee chromosome 6, C.illinoinensisPawnee_v1, whole genome shotgun sequence, a single genomic region encodes these proteins:
- the LOC122313726 gene encoding protein DOWNSTREAM OF FLC-like: MSRTALLFALSVILPALMVSAGRPTRNPFIVKGKVYCDTCRAGFETSATTYIPGAKVRVECKDRKSMQLVYSKEGTTDSTGTYSILVTEDHEDQLCDAMLVSSPQHGCATASPGRDRARVILTGYNGMASNNRFVNAMGFTKERALSGCAEVLKQYQEDDE, from the exons ATGTCGAGAACAGCTTTGCTTTTTGCGCTCTCTGTAATCCTCCCTGCGCTTATGGTTAGCGCCGGCCGCCCGACCAGAAACCCCTTCATAGTGAAAGGGAAAGTTTACTGCGACACCTGCCGCGCCGGTTTCGAGACCTCCGCCACCACCTACATTCCGG GTGCCAAGGTTAGGGTGGAATGTAAAGACCGAAAATCAATGCAACTTGTATACAGCAAGGAGGGGACAACCGACTCCACTGGAACCTATAGCATCTTGGTCACCGAAGACCATGAGGACCAGCTTTGTGATGCCATGCTCGTTAGCAGCCCCCAGCACGGCTGTGCAACAGCATCCCCAGGGCGTGACCGTGCCCGCGTCATCCTCACCGGCTACAATGGTATGGCTTCCAACAATCGTTTTGTCAATGCAATGGGCTTCACAAAGGAGAGAGCCTTGTCTGGATGTGCCGAGGTTCTCAAGCAATATCaggaggatgatgagtag
- the LOC122314437 gene encoding 2,3-bisphosphoglycerate-dependent phosphoglycerate mutase 1-like, translating into MAASVSHRAIWTPQSYGYLNSSSLHHEVGDNSLRFISRGLKIKIGLSRRGYVCSDHRNFDRVQASASQTSMFEQVSTPLQSNTSNSQKKSNEVALILIRHGESLWNEKNLFTGCVDVPLTKKGVEEAIEAGKRISNIPVDMIYTSALIRAQMTAMLAMTQHRRRKVPIIIHNESEQARAWSEVFSEDTKKQSIPVIAAWQLNERMYGELQGLNKQETADRYGKEKVHEWRRSYDIPPPDGESLEMCAERAVAYFKDQIEPQLLSGKNVMIAAHGNSLRSIIMHLDKLTSQEVISLELSTGIPMLYIFKEGKFIRRGSPVAPTEAGVYAYTRRLALYRQKLDEMLH; encoded by the exons ATGGCTGCTTCAGTATCTCACCGCGCTATTTGGACTCCTCAGTCCTATGGATATCTTAACAGCTCTAGTCTTCATCATGAGGTTGGGGACAATTCATTGAGATTCATTTCAAGGGGTCTCAAGATCAAAATTGGCCTTTCAAGAAGAGGATATGTTTGCTCTGACCATAGGAACTTTGATCGTGTTCAAGCCTCAGCATCTCAAACTTCAATGTTTGAACAAGTTTCAACCCCCCTACAAAGCAACACCAGTAACTCTCAGAAGAAATCAA ATGAAGTTGCTTTGATTCTGATCCGGCATGGAGAGTCATTATGGAATGAAAAAAACTTGTTCACGGGTTGTGTTGACGTGCCACTAACTAAGAAGGGTGTGGAAGAGGCAATTGAAGCTGGCAAAAGAATCAGCAATATACCTGTCGACATGATCTATACATCTGCACTGATCCGTGCACAGATGACTGCCATGCTTGCTATGACCCAGCACCGTCGTAGGAAG GTGCCAATTATTATTCATAATGAGAGTGAGCAGGCAAGGGCTTGGAGTGAGGTTTTCAGTGAAGACACTAAAAAGCAATCCATTCCTGTGATAGCAGCTTGGCAATTGAATGAAAGAAT GTATGGAGAATTACAGGGTCTTAACAAGCAGGAGACAGCTGATAGATATGGGAAGGAAAAAGTTCATGAATGGCGTCGGAGTTACGATATCCCTCCTCCTGATGGCGAGAGTTTGGAAATGTGTGCAGAAAGAGCTGTAGCTTATTTCAAAGATCAA ATTGAACCCCAGCTTCTATCTGGAAAGAATGTAATGATTGCTGCCCATGGGAATTCGTTGAGGTCCATCATTATGCATCTCGACAAATTAACTTCCCAAGAG GTTATCAGTTTAGAACTATCAACTGGAATTCCCATGCTTTACATTTTCAAAGAGGGAAAATTCATAAGGAGGGGAAGTCCCGTTGCACCTACCGAGGCAGGAGTTTATGCTTATACTAGG AGATTAGCTCTATACAGGcaaaaattagatgagatgctGCATTAA